A single Longimicrobiales bacterium DNA region contains:
- a CDS encoding glycosyltransferase: protein MNTLLDRLAAAASGARRRAVILSANPMHDTGGGQRSAQLALELVARDYAVVFVSHGRVTETVDLALCYEQPRLVEMSLDTALDPDVVSALNTFVSEPGSLVITQVPVREWTPFVLTAREKGAATVYDCIDRWDSELGWGWYQSENEAELARDSEYLVASAYELVDHIERLSGRETELLPNAFNARLFTKEALRAERPDDLPEAERIALYVGALWGSWLDWDLVKRSAQAHPRTAFVFVGDRRREGRGLPANCHFLGLKPQTDLPSYLGHADLAFLPWRVSDVTRATSPLKIYEFVAAGLPVAGPDIEPLRGIPGVRRATDEMDFVDLVGRVRRSTTTPAVATKMHRFSAANSWGARVERILEMTEHRVVEAPAVHTGATLSAVIPLYNHERWIGEAIDSVRDQTLPASELIVVDDGSLDSSRDVLEAHRFTGLRSIYQENRGAHFALNRAIALSKGDYIAVLNSDDAFEPERLEHAWGVTRATGAALLCGSVRLVGADGAGVDPAHPISRWYREARELAQTAPSFAAALKKHNVAVTTSNFFFHRALWEALGGFAAYRYTHDYDFLLRAMQLCPERVVYEDSLTDVRYRVHASNTILESQARGDEERREMFRAVAQSGRGIMSRVGRRASARAIGVAVEKNSLLSLPRYTDASVPKPALRAGIVVRSLGTGGLEEVVALLAQALPAAGVSASLLCSHEGGPIADRLTNAGVDVTIGGGRASSCAEWAKSRNLDVVSSHFAPLETVSALADTGVPVVETIQNTYAWFRDSEWQEERRRIDRLAGVVAVSEGVAEYYQRHTDRQSLRVIPNAIHPGRVASAPRAFARRRYGLSPDDVVFCSIGRVTEQKNPFGLLAGFEQAVVRSPGLLLLLVGPDDKSARVNTLKRRFPDLFSSGAVRHIGPVEDVGTVLSAADGFVSNSFYEGWSVAASEAAWSGLPLVLSETGGSAELVGEHGERGILVPNPCGSLFDVTQDTMRDPSSLAGEVNEAAVADALVGIAEAASAWKERRPGICSFARESLGPSRIAAQYAECFREVVGRGA, encoded by the coding sequence GTGAACACTCTCCTGGACAGGTTGGCGGCTGCTGCTAGCGGAGCACGGCGCCGGGCAGTGATTCTCTCGGCTAATCCCATGCATGACACGGGGGGAGGTCAGCGGAGCGCCCAACTCGCTCTGGAACTCGTGGCCCGAGACTACGCTGTGGTCTTCGTCAGTCACGGTCGAGTCACAGAGACGGTCGACCTCGCTCTCTGCTATGAGCAGCCTCGCCTGGTCGAGATGAGCCTGGATACTGCGCTTGACCCGGATGTGGTCTCAGCCCTCAACACGTTCGTATCTGAGCCCGGGTCACTGGTGATCACGCAGGTCCCCGTCCGCGAGTGGACTCCCTTCGTTCTTACGGCTCGGGAGAAGGGCGCGGCCACGGTGTACGACTGCATTGATCGTTGGGACTCGGAGCTGGGGTGGGGCTGGTATCAGTCTGAGAATGAGGCGGAGTTGGCACGCGACTCCGAGTACCTGGTGGCTTCGGCATACGAGCTGGTCGATCACATCGAGCGCCTGAGTGGTCGTGAGACAGAGTTGCTTCCCAATGCCTTCAACGCGCGCCTGTTCACCAAGGAGGCCCTCCGTGCCGAGCGCCCGGATGACCTTCCCGAGGCAGAGCGAATCGCCCTGTATGTGGGAGCACTTTGGGGAAGCTGGCTCGACTGGGACCTAGTCAAACGCTCGGCCCAGGCGCATCCGAGGACTGCCTTCGTCTTTGTCGGAGACCGTAGACGCGAAGGACGAGGCTTGCCTGCGAACTGTCACTTTTTGGGACTCAAGCCGCAGACCGATCTCCCTTCCTACCTCGGTCACGCAGATCTGGCCTTTCTCCCGTGGCGTGTGAGCGACGTCACGAGAGCTACGAGTCCGTTGAAGATCTACGAATTCGTTGCCGCAGGCCTGCCGGTCGCAGGTCCCGACATAGAGCCTCTGCGAGGCATCCCGGGGGTACGTCGAGCCACCGATGAGATGGATTTTGTCGATTTGGTCGGTCGTGTGCGGAGGTCGACGACGACCCCTGCCGTGGCGACTAAAATGCACAGATTCTCGGCCGCAAATTCTTGGGGCGCTCGTGTCGAACGGATTCTGGAGATGACGGAACACCGCGTCGTCGAGGCACCCGCAGTCCACACCGGGGCGACACTCTCTGCCGTGATTCCTCTGTACAACCATGAGCGATGGATCGGCGAGGCGATCGACAGTGTTCGCGATCAGACACTGCCGGCCAGCGAGCTGATCGTAGTGGACGATGGCTCGCTGGACTCCAGCCGAGACGTCCTTGAGGCTCATCGATTCACTGGGCTCCGAAGTATTTATCAGGAAAATCGAGGCGCCCACTTCGCGCTCAACCGTGCGATCGCGCTGAGCAAGGGCGACTACATTGCGGTCCTGAACTCCGACGATGCGTTCGAGCCCGAACGGCTCGAGCATGCCTGGGGAGTCACACGTGCCACAGGTGCGGCTCTGTTGTGTGGTTCTGTCCGTCTCGTCGGCGCGGACGGAGCCGGGGTCGATCCGGCCCATCCGATCTCTCGCTGGTACCGCGAGGCCCGGGAGCTCGCGCAGACCGCCCCTTCATTCGCCGCGGCGTTGAAGAAACACAACGTGGCAGTGACCACCTCCAATTTTTTCTTCCATCGTGCGCTTTGGGAAGCACTCGGAGGCTTTGCTGCGTACCGGTACACGCATGACTACGACTTTCTTCTGCGGGCCATGCAGCTGTGCCCCGAGCGAGTTGTATACGAAGACTCGCTGACCGACGTGCGCTACCGAGTTCATGCTTCGAACACGATTTTGGAGAGTCAGGCCCGAGGCGACGAAGAGCGGCGGGAGATGTTCCGGGCTGTGGCTCAGTCGGGTCGAGGCATCATGAGTCGAGTGGGGCGCCGCGCGTCCGCTCGAGCCATCGGTGTGGCAGTGGAGAAAAATTCTCTACTAAGCCTTCCGCGATACACGGATGCAAGTGTACCCAAGCCTGCACTTAGGGCGGGCATCGTCGTGCGTTCCTTGGGGACAGGGGGGCTGGAGGAAGTGGTCGCCTTACTAGCCCAGGCCCTGCCGGCGGCGGGGGTGTCGGCGTCGTTGCTTTGCTCCCACGAAGGCGGGCCGATCGCGGATCGTCTGACCAACGCCGGCGTCGATGTCACGATAGGAGGAGGGCGAGCGTCCTCGTGTGCGGAATGGGCGAAGAGTAGGAATCTGGATGTGGTTTCGAGCCACTTCGCACCGCTCGAGACCGTCAGCGCCCTAGCGGACACAGGCGTGCCCGTGGTCGAGACTATTCAGAACACCTATGCGTGGTTCCGGGACTCGGAGTGGCAGGAGGAACGACGTCGTATCGATCGGCTCGCAGGAGTCGTGGCCGTGAGTGAGGGAGTCGCGGAGTACTATCAGCGACACACCGATCGTCAATCGCTCCGGGTGATCCCCAATGCGATCCATCCAGGGCGAGTCGCTTCGGCGCCCCGAGCGTTCGCCCGCCGCCGGTATGGATTGTCGCCGGACGACGTGGTGTTTTGCTCGATCGGCCGGGTGACGGAGCAGAAGAATCCATTTGGCTTGCTGGCCGGCTTCGAGCAGGCAGTCGTACGATCTCCCGGGCTCCTCCTCCTCTTGGTTGGACCCGACGACAAGAGCGCTCGAGTTAACACACTCAAGCGCCGGTTCCCGGACCTGTTCTCGTCAGGCGCTGTCCGTCACATCGGTCCGGTCGAGGATGTCGGGACTGTGTTGTCAGCAGCCGACGGCTTCGTGTCCAATTCCTTCTACGAAGGCTGGAGCGTGGCCGCGTCCGAGGCGGCGTGGTCAGGACTGCCGCTCGTCCTTAGCGAGACGGGCGGAAGTGCTGAACTGGTTGGTGAGCATGGGGAGCGTGGCATTCTCGTGCCCAATCCGTGCGGCTCGTTGTTCGACGTGACACAGGACACCATGCGTGACCCGTCCTCTCTGGCAGGAGAGGTGAATGAGGCCGCGGT
- a CDS encoding acyl-CoA synthetase, producing the protein MIELVERAGRYPDRTALLAPEGAFSYDDLLRVSGAAATRLLAGRDDLAGARVCYLVPPGWDHTVAQWSIWRAGGLAVPLATSHPPAELRHVLDDAEPEAMIVHPTLLGRVEAVAAERRLPVLQTPALLAEGAAAPLPRVDESRPALMLYTSGTTGRPKGVVLSHSNVRAQIESLSEAWGWQEDDHIILHLPLHHVHGIVNVLCSALWNGATCEVLPRFRAIDVWERLARADATLYMAVPTVYRRLIDAWDAADLNTREAWTAGARACRLMVSGSAALPVPTFERWETLTQHRLLERYGMTEIGMGLSNPLEGERRPGYVGTPLPQVAARLVDDDEQPVEDGASGHIQIRGPAIFSEYWRRPEETNDAFTADGWFRTGDQAVVEDGAWRILGRSSVDILKTGGEKISALEIEEVLRSHDAVSDCAVVGIPDVDWGDRVCVAVVLTDQATITPEELRSFAKSRLAPYKVPKDVQLVDGLPRNAMGKVTKPAVRDLFAPENDE; encoded by the coding sequence GTGATAGAACTCGTCGAGCGAGCCGGACGCTACCCCGACCGTACAGCCCTCCTCGCTCCCGAGGGGGCGTTCTCTTACGACGACTTGCTGAGGGTGTCGGGTGCAGCGGCAACCCGACTGCTCGCTGGAAGGGACGACTTGGCTGGAGCGCGGGTCTGCTACCTGGTTCCCCCGGGCTGGGACCACACAGTCGCGCAGTGGAGCATCTGGCGCGCGGGTGGTCTGGCTGTACCCCTCGCGACTTCACACCCGCCCGCGGAACTGAGACACGTCCTTGACGACGCCGAACCCGAGGCGATGATCGTTCACCCAACGCTGCTCGGCCGCGTGGAGGCCGTGGCCGCCGAGCGACGCCTCCCTGTACTTCAGACGCCGGCCCTGCTCGCGGAAGGAGCCGCGGCCCCCCTACCGCGGGTCGACGAGTCTCGACCCGCGTTGATGCTTTACACATCGGGCACGACAGGCCGACCGAAAGGAGTCGTCCTAAGTCACTCGAATGTTCGTGCTCAGATCGAGTCGCTGAGCGAGGCGTGGGGATGGCAGGAGGACGACCACATCATTCTGCATCTCCCGCTCCATCACGTGCATGGCATCGTGAACGTGCTCTGCTCCGCGCTCTGGAACGGCGCCACGTGTGAGGTGCTGCCCAGGTTCCGGGCGATCGACGTATGGGAGCGCCTGGCTCGGGCAGATGCGACGCTCTACATGGCGGTCCCCACCGTGTACCGACGTCTTATCGACGCATGGGATGCTGCGGACCTCAATACACGGGAGGCCTGGACGGCTGGCGCGCGCGCGTGCCGCTTGATGGTATCGGGATCGGCTGCATTGCCCGTCCCGACGTTTGAACGCTGGGAGACGCTGACGCAACATCGGCTCCTGGAGCGTTACGGAATGACCGAAATCGGGATGGGACTTTCGAACCCACTTGAGGGTGAGCGTCGGCCGGGGTACGTCGGAACGCCGCTTCCGCAGGTCGCGGCTCGACTCGTGGACGATGACGAGCAACCGGTGGAGGACGGCGCCTCCGGCCACATTCAGATCCGTGGCCCGGCCATATTTTCGGAGTACTGGCGTCGTCCAGAAGAAACGAACGATGCCTTCACCGCCGACGGCTGGTTCAGAACCGGCGACCAGGCAGTAGTTGAGGACGGCGCCTGGCGTATTCTGGGACGGAGCAGCGTCGATATCCTGAAAACGGGTGGAGAAAAGATCTCAGCACTTGAGATCGAAGAAGTTCTCCGCTCCCACGATGCGGTGTCCGATTGCGCGGTGGTGGGCATCCCTGACGTAGACTGGGGCGACCGGGTCTGCGTGGCGGTGGTGTTGACCGATCAGGCCACGATCACCCCTGAGGAACTTCGATCATTTGCGAAGAGCCGCCTCGCACCCTACAAAGTGCCCAAGGACGTTCAACTCGTGGACGGCCTCCCACGCAACGCCATGGGGAAAGTGACCAAACCCGCGGTGCGTGACCTCTTTGCTCCGGAAAACGACGAATGA
- a CDS encoding sodium/solute symporter (Members of the Solute:Sodium Symporter (SSS), TC 2.A.21 as described in tcdb.org, catalyze solute:Na+ symport. Known solutes for members of the family include sugars, amino acids, nucleosides, inositols, vitamins, urea or anions, depending on the system.), with protein sequence MIEAVLANLREYWMVYTLLVLYSVMLAHHAWTGKKETKNLADYYVGGRNMGGWTIGLSFFATYASTNSFVGFSGRTYAWGLPWLLFIPTAVAFSLFSWIVVAPRLRSFTAAMDSLTIPDFIGFRFGSTPARVFAALIVIAASFFYMTAVFKGIGNLLEVFLEIPYKVSIVIVFFVVMTYTMIGGFISVVKTDAVQGVVMIFAALLLFFGTVDAAGGFASALEVRNQPGGEELFTWGGGVTIPLLIGTMVAGLVKFAVEPRQLSRFFALEGEKAMRTGMWVSSLTFAGVFSLLIPVGIYARKIFPTGIEDTDLVVPTLLSEVFGQGTSSFLLVAMVAAAMSSLDSVLLVMASTTERDVVSVVRPGRTEAQEMFWTKGWVALFAFITMLISLNPPGGIVELTAFSGALYGACFFPALVLGLHWKRGNGQAVIASFIVGIVVLLGWTFLPGSEVIHQIFPAMLLSTAAYVGLSISGEDGANDQVAQLLDEAGARP encoded by the coding sequence ATGATCGAAGCCGTTCTGGCAAACCTGCGTGAGTACTGGATGGTTTACACCCTCCTCGTGCTCTATTCGGTCATGCTCGCGCATCATGCGTGGACCGGGAAAAAAGAAACCAAGAACCTGGCCGACTACTACGTCGGTGGGCGCAACATGGGTGGCTGGACCATCGGTCTCTCGTTCTTCGCCACCTATGCCAGCACAAACTCATTTGTGGGCTTTAGCGGTCGCACCTATGCGTGGGGCCTGCCATGGCTCCTCTTCATTCCCACCGCCGTCGCCTTCAGCCTGTTCTCGTGGATCGTAGTCGCACCACGACTTCGGAGCTTCACTGCGGCGATGGACTCGCTCACGATCCCGGACTTCATTGGCTTCCGCTTCGGGAGCACCCCGGCACGGGTCTTCGCCGCCCTCATCGTGATCGCGGCTTCGTTCTTCTACATGACCGCCGTCTTCAAGGGGATTGGCAACCTTCTCGAGGTCTTTCTCGAGATCCCCTACAAGGTCTCCATCGTCATCGTCTTCTTCGTGGTCATGACCTACACGATGATCGGCGGCTTCATCAGTGTGGTGAAGACAGATGCGGTCCAGGGCGTGGTCATGATATTCGCAGCGCTCCTACTCTTCTTCGGAACTGTGGACGCAGCCGGTGGTTTCGCCTCCGCGCTGGAGGTCAGAAATCAGCCCGGTGGGGAGGAGCTCTTCACTTGGGGAGGCGGCGTCACGATTCCGCTTCTCATTGGCACCATGGTCGCCGGGCTCGTGAAGTTCGCGGTGGAGCCCCGACAGCTGTCGCGCTTCTTCGCCCTGGAAGGGGAGAAAGCCATGCGTACCGGGATGTGGGTCTCGTCACTCACGTTCGCCGGAGTTTTCTCTCTCCTCATTCCCGTTGGCATTTACGCACGAAAAATCTTCCCGACGGGGATCGAGGATACCGATCTGGTGGTGCCCACCCTCCTCTCCGAGGTCTTCGGGCAGGGCACGAGTTCATTCCTTCTCGTCGCTATGGTCGCGGCTGCCATGTCCTCCCTCGACAGCGTTCTGTTGGTCATGGCGTCGACCACCGAGCGCGACGTGGTGTCCGTCGTGCGGCCGGGGCGAACAGAGGCTCAGGAGATGTTCTGGACGAAGGGCTGGGTCGCACTCTTCGCATTCATCACGATGCTGATCTCGCTGAACCCACCGGGAGGCATCGTCGAACTGACAGCCTTCAGCGGCGCTCTCTACGGTGCGTGTTTCTTCCCAGCGCTCGTCCTGGGGCTGCACTGGAAGCGCGGAAACGGGCAGGCCGTGATTGCTTCGTTCATCGTTGGGATCGTTGTACTCCTTGGATGGACGTTCCTTCCGGGTTCGGAGGTGATCCACCAGATCTTCCCGGCCATGCTCCTTTCGACTGCGGCATATGTCGGCCTCTCAATCTCGGGAGAAGACGGCGCGAACGATCAGGTCGCGCAGCTGTTGGATGAAGCTGGAGCTCGACCATGA
- a CDS encoding DUF1343 domain-containing protein encodes MTRAKVRHGVDRVLSDGASLRDLKLGLVLHPASVTSELAFSVDALSASGFEIDRLFGPQHGARGEKQDNMIESDHYRDPVTDLPVHSLYSKVRKPSSEMLDGLDALIFDLQDVGVRVYTFVWTMALAMEACAEAGVRFVVLDRPNPIGGIVREGAILRPGFESFVGLHPIPLRHALTAGELARWLNEERGIGCELEVVTCEGWRRWMHWTDTGLPWVLPSPNLPTPDSCDVYPGMVLVEGTNLSEGRGTTRPFELFGAPYLNPQALAAELQDQSGSHLGAGVVLRPAHFEPTFQKYAGKVCGGGQLHVTDRDSFRSVRATVALFSACRRLAGDAFAWRSPPYEYEEVTPPIDILWGNDGLRLGIDAGASVDDIFAGVETEIEAFEASVEPYLLYD; translated from the coding sequence GTGACTAGGGCCAAAGTGCGCCACGGCGTGGATCGCGTTCTCTCCGACGGAGCGAGCCTGCGCGATCTGAAGCTCGGACTCGTGCTCCATCCGGCGTCCGTGACGTCGGAGTTGGCCTTCTCGGTCGATGCACTTTCGGCGTCGGGTTTCGAGATCGACCGACTATTTGGCCCCCAGCACGGCGCCCGAGGTGAGAAGCAGGACAATATGATCGAGTCCGATCATTACCGAGATCCAGTGACGGATCTGCCGGTGCACTCTCTCTATAGCAAAGTGCGTAAGCCGTCATCGGAGATGCTGGACGGACTCGATGCACTCATCTTCGATCTGCAGGACGTAGGGGTGCGCGTGTACACGTTTGTCTGGACCATGGCGCTAGCGATGGAAGCGTGTGCCGAGGCGGGTGTGCGCTTCGTCGTACTCGATCGTCCGAACCCCATTGGAGGGATCGTTCGAGAGGGGGCCATCTTGCGACCAGGCTTTGAGTCGTTCGTGGGGCTCCACCCCATTCCACTGCGTCACGCGCTCACCGCCGGTGAACTGGCCCGATGGTTGAATGAGGAGCGTGGCATAGGCTGCGAACTGGAGGTCGTGACGTGCGAGGGGTGGCGTCGATGGATGCACTGGACGGACACAGGGCTGCCTTGGGTGCTTCCGAGTCCGAACTTGCCGACACCTGACTCCTGCGACGTGTATCCAGGGATGGTTCTGGTAGAGGGTACCAATCTGTCAGAGGGGCGCGGCACGACCCGCCCGTTTGAACTATTCGGAGCACCTTATCTGAATCCCCAGGCTCTCGCGGCTGAGCTTCAGGACCAATCTGGCAGTCACTTGGGTGCGGGAGTCGTTCTGCGGCCGGCTCATTTTGAACCGACCTTCCAGAAGTACGCAGGCAAAGTGTGTGGAGGAGGCCAGCTCCATGTTACCGATCGCGATTCGTTCCGTTCGGTTCGCGCGACCGTGGCCCTCTTTTCTGCGTGCCGTCGCCTGGCGGGCGATGCGTTTGCCTGGCGGTCCCCCCCGTACGAATACGAAGAAGTGACCCCCCCGATCGATATCTTGTGGGGCAACGATGGGCTGCGACTCGGAATCGATGCGGGGGCTTCGGTCGACGACATCTTCGCTGGGGTGGAGACTGAAATCGAGGCGTTTGAAGCCTCGGTCGAGCCCTACTTGCTGTATGACTGA
- a CDS encoding peptidylprolyl isomerase, with product MIRSLFLAVVAGASVLSPAAAQNEGTVVRVQIETSLGMIHAEVYPDHAPVTVENFLTYVDDALFDGGSFFRAVRMDNQPNDSVRIEVIQGGPNGPATRGRLRDPIALERTSDTGLRHTDGALSMARAGPDTARSQFFVCIGEQPSLDFAGHRNLDGQGFAVFGRVTEGMDIVRQIQAGAIEGQRLIEPVQIESIRRLS from the coding sequence ATGATTCGGTCCCTCTTCCTGGCCGTCGTCGCCGGGGCCAGCGTGTTGAGCCCCGCTGCTGCCCAGAATGAAGGAACGGTCGTCAGGGTCCAGATCGAGACCTCTCTCGGAATGATTCACGCTGAGGTGTATCCTGATCACGCCCCGGTCACCGTCGAAAATTTCCTCACCTATGTCGATGACGCGCTGTTCGATGGAGGATCCTTCTTCCGCGCGGTGAGAATGGACAATCAGCCCAACGATTCGGTGCGGATCGAGGTGATTCAGGGTGGGCCGAATGGCCCTGCGACCCGAGGACGACTCCGGGACCCGATCGCGCTCGAGCGCACGAGTGACACCGGGCTCCGTCACACGGACGGGGCGCTTTCCATGGCGCGTGCCGGCCCTGATACCGCTCGTTCGCAGTTCTTTGTGTGTATCGGTGAGCAACCCTCGCTCGACTTTGCGGGTCACAGAAATCTCGACGGTCAGGGCTTTGCCGTCTTCGGTCGAGTGACAGAGGGAATGGATATCGTTCGACAAATCCAGGCCGGGGCCATCGAAGGACAGCGCCTGATCGAGCCGGTCCAAATTGAATCGATCCGGCGTCTATCGTGA
- a CDS encoding carboxypeptidase-like regulatory domain-containing protein — protein MSVSRSTHVSDHPRPMNFFRLLLSLTVALVMLPGVGSAQTVLIRVMNAEGSEPMVGAISYLVDGSGKMAKNALTDERGRALFINIPAGSYIVRAEMIGMATAETAMFSVSAGATITEELRLQSSAIQLEGIEVELDSGRCEIRPDGEGLLVATVWDEARKALEAAALTDQRGAYRYETMRYDRRIDRGSGVILSEDQSSRDGYMSTPFESRPAEDLAMNGFVQRDGREFVYYAPDATVLLSDFFLDTHCFKMHRSGRSEAGEIGLGFEPTGETKRVPDIAGTMWLDPETAELRWLEYQYRYLDPEMTSDEVGGRVDFRRMPDGSWIVPEWWIRMPIMTTQTDFEGRPRPYIAQYHQTGGLVLEVREAGGRSLGQRAETGGIEGVVLDSIGAVLAGVRIGVVGSNQEVFSNALGEFSIIGLTEGRYQVRFVDRLLAQAGYIPEPVTQDVIRGEVAALEYHMPSIGDVLFEACRGIERNERSVLLAGTVVDARGRPVPGATVRVSWTGYNVMGGGGINPRDGDIAGLTETSDGFETSASETGFFRFCGVPANIRMRLYAATSDSESENYEVQIPDYETGQLRVLEVGRN, from the coding sequence TCATCCGGGTGATGAACGCGGAGGGGTCGGAGCCGATGGTAGGGGCCATCTCTTACCTGGTCGATGGGTCTGGCAAGATGGCGAAAAATGCCCTGACAGATGAACGGGGCAGGGCCCTCTTTATAAATATACCAGCGGGTAGCTACATCGTCCGGGCTGAGATGATCGGCATGGCTACAGCTGAAACCGCAATGTTCTCGGTTTCAGCTGGAGCGACGATTACCGAGGAATTGCGTCTCCAATCGAGTGCAATTCAGCTCGAAGGAATCGAGGTCGAGCTCGATTCCGGTCGCTGCGAAATTCGCCCGGACGGAGAGGGATTGCTCGTTGCCACGGTTTGGGATGAGGCCCGAAAGGCGCTGGAAGCCGCGGCTCTGACGGACCAACGAGGCGCGTACCGCTACGAGACTATGCGCTACGACCGGCGGATCGACCGAGGATCAGGCGTCATACTTAGCGAAGATCAGAGTAGCCGAGATGGGTACATGAGCACGCCCTTCGAGAGTCGGCCGGCTGAGGACCTGGCCATGAATGGCTTCGTCCAGCGCGATGGCCGCGAGTTCGTCTACTACGCCCCGGATGCTACCGTTCTCCTATCGGACTTCTTCCTCGACACTCACTGCTTTAAGATGCACAGAAGTGGGAGGAGTGAGGCGGGCGAGATCGGTTTGGGGTTCGAGCCGACTGGCGAGACCAAGCGTGTTCCGGACATCGCGGGGACCATGTGGCTCGACCCTGAGACGGCCGAGCTTCGGTGGCTCGAATATCAGTACCGGTACCTCGATCCTGAGATGACATCGGACGAGGTTGGTGGCCGGGTTGATTTTCGCCGGATGCCTGACGGGAGCTGGATCGTGCCAGAGTGGTGGATTCGGATGCCCATCATGACCACCCAGACCGACTTCGAGGGCCGACCACGCCCCTACATCGCGCAGTATCACCAGACGGGTGGACTTGTACTCGAGGTCCGTGAAGCCGGCGGCCGCAGTCTGGGACAGCGTGCGGAGACCGGAGGTATAGAGGGCGTCGTTCTGGATAGTATCGGTGCCGTGCTTGCCGGTGTTCGCATCGGTGTCGTTGGGTCGAACCAGGAGGTCTTCTCGAACGCCTTGGGTGAATTCAGCATTATTGGCCTGACCGAGGGGCGGTATCAGGTCCGCTTTGTCGACAGGCTCCTTGCGCAGGCCGGCTACATCCCGGAGCCCGTTACTCAGGACGTCATTCGTGGGGAAGTCGCCGCACTGGAATACCACATGCCTTCGATTGGGGATGTGCTGTTTGAAGCGTGCCGGGGCATCGAGCGGAACGAGAGATCGGTTCTGCTCGCAGGGACGGTCGTTGACGCGCGAGGCCGCCCCGTCCCAGGTGCGACCGTGCGCGTGAGCTGGACCGGATACAATGTCATGGGTGGAGGTGGCATCAACCCAAGGGATGGTGATATCGCGGGTTTGACGGAGACGTCGGACGGCTTCGAAACCTCTGCCAGTGAGACCGGCTTCTTCCGCTTTTGCGGCGTCCCGGCGAATATTCGCATGCGACTTTACGCAGCGACGTCGGACTCGGAGTCAGAGAACTATGAAGTACAGATCCCCGACTACGAAACCGGGCAGCTCAGAGTGCTTGAGGTGGGGCGAAACTAG